The nucleotide window CGTGTTCGATGACGTTGAAGTGGCCGCTGCCGGCGTCCTCGGAGGCGTTGCGAGCCGAAAGGGTTTCGTGGTGGATTATGGGTCAGTCCTCCAGATCAACGAAGGGCGGGCGCTGGGCGAGGTCGTAGGTCATGAACGCCGCCGCCGCGCCGACGAGCAGCGCGAAGGCCGCTGCGCCGAGCGTGACGAGAAAGCCGCGACCGTCGAACGCGAGGGTGACCGCGAAGGCAGAGGCGAGCCACAAGGCCATCGTGAGGCATGCGAGGCGGATGTTTTCGGCGTCGGGCTTCCTGACCATCACATGGAACGAGAGCAGGAGCATCGTTAGCGTGGTGAATGCCGCCAGCGGCAGGGAGAAGACACCGCGATGCGTTAGCCAGAGGATCAGAACGCCGGCGAGCTCGCAGAAGACGAAAAGAGCGTAGGCCATGTCAGTCTCGCGTGAGGGTGATTGTGGGAGGGGTGGAGCGCTTGTCGGGCTTCGAGATCTTCCAGCCCTTGAACACCGTCCCGATCGACGGATCGTCATCGTTGGCGAAAAGGACGATGCGATAGGCGTCCGGAAGAGCGGCTCTGATGACATCGAGACTTCCGGCGACGGATGCCTGTCGCCCGTCGATCACGGTTGCCGGGTAGGAGAAGCGCAGCTGTGTCAGCCGGGCTTGAACTTCCGCGGCGGTAGCCACCTCGATGATGTGTTCGTGCGGCAGGATGCCGGCGATCGTCGGCTTATCGGTCACTAGGTGTGGAACCGCCCTAGCCCTGCAGGAGAAAGTCTCCGGCGTCGACGCGAACTCGCCCGCCGAAAAGGCGGCGTAAACAGTGAGCTCGATCTCGGCGCAGCTGAGCGGTCCCTTTGGGCGGAGATGCAGCCTGGGAGCGCCGGGTGCAGCGGGTTGCTGGGCGATCGTCTTGGCGCGCGCCATCAGTTTCTTCCTCCAATCAGCAGAACGACGTGGTCGATGGGATCACTCGCTTACGCCGGTGTTGAAGGTGGCGAGCCGGAAGGCAGTGACCGCAGCGTCACGGCCGTGGATCGTCAGGATACGTTCGGCCAGGAGACGGAGCTTCTCGATATCGGCTTCGCGATCGCCCGCGGAACTCGCGTGGGCACGCCAGACGATGGGCTGCGGCTGCGGAATAAAGCCTGTGTCGCGGATCGAGCGCGATACGACCCCCGCAGCGTAGTCCGCCCGATCATTCGCTTCGACGTTCGCATCGACGATCCCGTCGCCGGCGCGGCGCGTGTGTCCTTTCTGATGGTCGATGGTGATCATATGCCCAATCTCGCTCTTGAGCGACGCGATTGCTTGCCACAGTCTCTGGTGTTTGATTTTCCCCGGGGTCGACTTGCGCCAGTCATTGGCAATCCACCGGGGGAGGTGCTCGCGGTACGTGTCGATCACATACTTGCTGTCGAGGACGAGCTTGAACGTGCAGGCGGATGTGATGATCGCGTTTGCGGGATCCGTCGCAAGGGCGCGGCGATATGCTTGGACGGCCTTGAGGGCGCCCAGGAAGCCTAGAACTTCTACTTCGCCGGTGGTCGTGAGGCGCTTGCCGCCGACGAGCTCCTGGGACCAGCCCGGAGCGATTGGGTGGTCGCGTTCGAATTGGATGACCGCGGCCCAGCCGCCATGACCTTCAGCCTTGCGGGTTCCGTCGGCCATTGGAGTGCCGAGCGAGGAACCGTCCGTTGCGATCGTGGGCATATCAGGCCCCACCTTGCGCCGGCGAGCGGCACAGGCCGGACGCTGAGGAGATTGTGTGCATGTTGGTCATGTGCCGCCCGCAATTGTGGAGGGCTCGCGAGGGGAATTTCCTCCTACCTCAGAGCGCCATACGAGATGGAAGCCACCTTCAGCTTCTTATAGGCGGGAGACAGGATCTTTCCGGCGATCCCGAGACAAAGAAAAGGGGCCGCCCGGACGGGCGACCCCTGCACGATTGGTCCTGACGGCCTTCTTAGCTGCCGTTCGCGGGGTATAAACCCAGCGTTGGACGTTCGCGACGCTTGGCGCGACGGCTTTCCTGAGGAGCAGCTGCTGGCGGCGCCTCGACAGGGGCCGAACGTCGGCGGCCCGTTGCTTTGGCCGCCTCCGGCTTCTCAGCCTTCGCGGCAGCTCCGCGCCCGGCGCGGGCAGTCGCAGCGGCCGTCACCGTTTCTGCTTTGCTTGCGGCCCCGGTTCGGCTGGCGGCACGCACCTTCGTGCCCAGTCCGCTCGCCTGCGCAGTCGCCCGCTTGCGCTCGAGGTAGGCGGGAGCGGCATGGGGGTAGTCGACGGGGAGGTGCCATTTGCGCTTGTAATCGTCGAGCGTCATGGGTTCGAAGCGGTTCTCGACATAGGGACGCAGGAGCTTCGCCGTTCCACCGTCTTCAAGGCACACAATGAACTCGGGGAAGACGGACGGGTGTATCGGGTTGTTCGCGTCCAGCTTGGCCGCGACCGCGGGCGAGATCCGCTTCGCAAGCCACGGATCCAAACCAGCAAAGACCGGATCGGAGATGTCTTCCTGACGGATCGGAGCGACTTTGGTGTTGATCCGCTGTTGGCTCTTGGCGCTCGCCGGTGCCGGGGCTTCGCCTGCCGGTGTGGTCGCCGTTTCGGAAGGCGCGGTGGAGATCGTCGACGAAGCAGGGGCCTCTGCAGGGCTCGCGGCCTCCGCCGGTGCCGAGGGTGCCTCGGGAGCCGAGGAAACGGTGTCGTCGACGAGCGGCGCCGTCTCGAGCGAATTCGTCTCGCCGCCTGCAATTTCATCCGAGGCGCGAGTGGGTTCAGCCGCGACGTCGATCGTGAGCGACTCCTCGTCTGCCGGCGCCGGGAGCGCCGCTGC belongs to Sphingosinicella sp. BN140058 and includes:
- a CDS encoding RNase H family protein, which gives rise to MPTIATDGSSLGTPMADGTRKAEGHGGWAAVIQFERDHPIAPGWSQELVGGKRLTTTGEVEVLGFLGALKAVQAYRRALATDPANAIITSACTFKLVLDSKYVIDTYREHLPRWIANDWRKSTPGKIKHQRLWQAIASLKSEIGHMITIDHQKGHTRRAGDGIVDANVEANDRADYAAGVVSRSIRDTGFIPQPQPIVWRAHASSAGDREADIEKLRLLAERILTIHGRDAAVTAFRLATFNTGVSE
- a CDS encoding MucR family transcriptional regulator; this encodes MTTETLNLTKDLLTVYLANNQVPYNHLVPLIQDVHGAVAQLADGSSISSGSALAAPAAALPAPADEESLTIDVAAEPTRASDEIAGGETNSLETAPLVDDTVSSAPEAPSAPAEAASPAEAPASSTISTAPSETATTPAGEAPAPASAKSQQRINTKVAPIRQEDISDPVFAGLDPWLAKRISPAVAAKLDANNPIHPSVFPEFIVCLEDGGTAKLLRPYVENRFEPMTLDDYKRKWHLPVDYPHAAPAYLERKRATAQASGLGTKVRAASRTGAASKAETVTAAATARAGRGAAAKAEKPEAAKATGRRRSAPVEAPPAAAPQESRRAKRRERPTLGLYPANGS